In Solenopsis invicta isolate M01_SB chromosome 13, UNIL_Sinv_3.0, whole genome shotgun sequence, one DNA window encodes the following:
- the LOC105202260 gene encoding DNA ligase 3 has product MSSDEDQQQQQEEEEKPFVVERAKTGRAKCKRCKCPLEKDEIRIGKYVASFFSDGKLMPAWHHVTCMFEAFAKQRASTKRIDDPAEDVKGWEQLSDDDKKIILDKLEAFEKSSPGKASKKAPTSRKAAPSSGNSSGKTPKKAPEQKKIVADVKEKNKGKDKEGQSKVPSKDDSFREFRRVCSNVADVDAYTDKTAVIKKMFTKGSLGDGFKSDIVLWCKLLLPGAVKRIYNLQSKQLIKLFARLLVQDEDEMLEHLEQGDVAETISVFFESSVAVSPCAASVLTIQDVDLFLENLSRLTKEEEQIQHFRSILNKCTANDLKMIIRLIKHDLRINSGPKHILEAVHPDAYKAFQMSRDLETVVRRFLPDQEKPCTSGLPLSRNKVALSLMTPVLPMLAEACTSVEMAMRKCPNGMLSEVKYDGERVQVHKNENEFRYFSRSLKPVLPHKVNLFKDYIGRAFPDGDDLILDSEILMVDNETGQPLPFGTLGIHKKEEFKNANVCLFVFDCLYYNGEILINKSMLERRNILKDRMTEIPNRIMLSEVHEVHEPRELAERIIHVLKLGLEGLVLKDIDSKYEPGKRHWLKVKKDYLCGGAMADSADLVVLGAWYGTGNKGGMLSVFLMGCYDQKRDKWLTVTKVHTGHDDATLAVLQDQLDMVKIGKDPEKLPSWLHAKKPMVPDFVARDPKKQPVWEITGAEFTNQGVHTAEGISIRFPRVTRIRDDKDWSTATNLDELRTLFRRKPESVNFDHLLGTLGDAEDVPRKKLSDSASTSPRKTKIARINSWDEPSTSYKVKEEPMDIKKEVKGSLPTEGRKKRKEDESDETSPDKIRSEKKRSKVKREIKRETEAPSSTRFKKEGRADSGSERQGEDRLAGGTERSFESSFDANTSDSDIEDAKFNNVLQDVRASLAPGFDSSRRKNVRRLLKTLGATIVTPVNGHDSTATHVIHTRTEIPSSAVLGDYAEYPRTVRHVNVSWLEETATRSRRQDEIWHAVQLAGDYCNCPCTHR; this is encoded by the exons ATGTCGAGTGACGAGgatcagcagcagcagcaggaggaggaggagaaaccATTCGTCGTGGAGCGCGCGAAAACCGGCCGCGCGAAATGCAAGAGGTGCAAATGTCCGCTCGAAAAGGACGAGATACGGATCGGGAAGTACGTGGCGAGCTTCTTCTCGGACGGCAAGTTGATGCCGGCCTGGCACCACGTCACTTGCATGTTTGAAGCGTTCGCGAAACAACGCGCCAGCACCAAGAGGATCGACGATCCCGCGGAGGACGTGAAGGGTTGGGAGCAATTGTCCGACGACGACAAAAAGATCATTCTGGACAAGCTGGAGGCATTCGAGAAATCTT CGCCGGGCAAAGCTTCGAAGAAGGCTCCAACGTCACGTAAAGCGGCTCCCTCTTCTGGTAATTCCTCGGGGAAAACACCCAAGAAGGCTCCGGAGCAGAAAAAGATTGTGGCggatgttaaagaaaaaaataagggGAAAGATAAAGAGGGGCAAAGCAAAGTCCCATCGAAGGATGATTCCTTTCGCGAATTCCGACGCGTGTGCAGCAACGTCGCCGACGTCGACGCCTACACCGACAAGACTGCGGTTATTAAGAAGATGTTCACGAAGGGATCGCTGGGAG ACGGTTTTAAGAGTGACATCGTGCTCTGGTGTAAACTGTTGCTGCCCGGCGCCGTGAAGAGAATTTACAACTTGCAGAGCAAACAGCTGATAAAGTTGTTCGCGCGATTATTGGTCCAGGATGAGGACGAGATGCTGGAACATCTGGAGCAGGGCGACGTGGCAGAGACGATCAGCGTGTTCTTTGAAAGTAGCGTTGCCGTGTCGCCTTGCGCCGCGAGCGTATTAACGATCCAAGAC GTCGATCTCTTTTTGGAAAACTTGTCGCGTCTGACCAAAGAGGAGGAACAGATCCAGCATTTTCGATCAATCCTAAATAA atgcaCCGCCAACGATCTGAAGATGATCATACGTCTGATCAAACACGATCTAAGGATTAACTCTGGACCGAAACACAT TCTCGAGGCGGTCCACCCGGACGCGTACAAGGCCTTCCAGATGTCCCGAGATCTGGAAACGGTGGTGCGACGTTTCCTGCCGGATCAGGAAAAGCCTTGCACCTCGGGCTTACCTTTAAGTCGGAATAAAGTGGCCCTTTCGCTGATGACACCCGTTTTACCAATGCTg gcAGAAGCATGCACCTCCGTGGAAATGGCGATGCGGAAGTGTCCAAATGGGATGTTGTCGGAAGTCAAGTACGACGGCGAGCGCGTGCAAGTGCACAAAAACGAAAACGAGTTCCGATACTTTAGCAGATCCCTCAAGCCGGTTTTGCCGCACAAG GTGAATTTATTTAAGGATTACATAGGGCGAGCGTTTCCCGATGGTGACGATTTAATTCTCGATTCTGAGATTCTCATGGTCGACAATGAGACCGGGCAACCTTTGCCGTTCGGCACTTTAGGAATTCACAAA AAAGAAGAATTCAAAAACGCCAATGTGTGCCTTTTCGTCTTCGATTGTTTATATTACAACGGCGAGATACTGATAAACAA ATCTATGCTGGAGCGCAGGAACATCTTGAAGGATAGGATGACCGAGATACCGAATAGAATAATGTTGTCGGAAGTTCACGAAGTGCAT GAGCCGCGGGAATTAGCGGAAAGGATTATCCACGTGTTGAAATTGGGTCTCGAGGGTTTGGTTCTGAAAGACATCGAT AGCAAATACGAGCCGGGCAAGAGGCACTGGTTGAAGGTAAAAAAGGACTATCTGTGCGGCGGTGCGATGGCTGATAGCGCAGATCTCGTTGTGCTTGGTGCATGGTACGGCACGGGCAACAAAG GCGGCATGTTGTCAGTCTTCCTAATGGGCTGCTACGACCAGAAGCGCGACAAGTGGTTAACCGTTaccaaa GTACACACGGGGCATGACGATGCCACTCTGGCGGTGCTTCAGGATCAACTCGACATGGTGAAGATCGGCAAAGACCCGGAGAAGCTACCGAGCTGGTTGCACGCCAAGAAACCCATGGTGCCGGATTTTGTGGCGAGGGATCCCAAG AAGCAGCCGGTGTGGGAGATAACGGGCGCCGAGTTCACGAACCAAGGGGTGCACACCGCGGAGGGTATCAGCATCCGGTTTCCGCGCGTCACACGGATCCGCGACGACAAGGACTGGTCGACGGCCACCAACCTGGATGAGCTGCGCACTCTCTTCCGAAGGAAGCCCGAGTCCGTCAATTTTGATCACCTACTCGGCACGTTGGGGGATGCCGAGGACGTCCCGAGGAAGAAGCTGTCCGATTCTGCAAGCACGTCGCCAAGGAAGACCAAAATAGCAAGAATCAACTCGTGGGACGAGCCATCGACGAGTTACAAGGTGAAGGAGGAGCCGATGGACATCAAGAAAGAAGTCAAAGGGTCGCTTCCAACAGAAGGCCGAAAGAAACGAAAGGAGGATGAAAGCGACGAAACCTCGCCCGACAAAATCCGATCGGAGAAAAAGAGATCGAAGGTAAAGCGCGAAATTAAGAGGGAAACGGAGGCTCCTTCGTCGACAAGATTCAAGAAGGAGGGAAGAGCGGATTCGGGAAGCGAACGGCAAGGGGAAGATCGTCTCGCTGGCGGGACGGAGAGATCTTTCGAGTCCTCGTTCGACGCGAATACCTCCGATTCGGATATTGAGGATGCC aaATTCAACAACGTGCTGCAAGATGTGCGAGCGAGTCTCGCACCTGGTTTCGATTCGAGCAGAAGAAAGAACGTACGACGATTGCTTAAAAC
- the LOC105202259 gene encoding uncharacterized protein LOC105202259 gives MTERGSRRVARTSLCLLAALVLFSATSDINRAHAYPLESLDFYGAFVQDTENSEISLVDRLQQLIRQKQQIVKQENEISNEEIEIEAILGAKAREREHAMEQSPQRSGKRNGLGLCTSKIGC, from the exons ATGACGGAAAGAGGTAGTCGACGAGTCGCCAGGACAAGCTTGTGTCTACTGGCGGCACTCGTGTTGTTCTCTGCCACAAGTGACATCAATAGGGCCCATGCTTATCCGCTCGAATCTCTGGACTTCTACGGCGCTTTTGTACAAGACACGGAAAATAGTGAGATC AGTTTGGTGGACCGTCTACAGCAACTAATAAGGCAGAAACAGCAGATAGTCAAACAGGAGAACGAGATCAGCAACGAGGAGATCGAGATCGAAGCGATTCTGGGGGCGAAGGCTCGGGAACGAGAGCACGCGATGGAACAATCGCCACAGCGCTCGGGCAAACGAAACGGAT TGGGGCTGTGCACATCCAAGATCGGTTGCTAA